The following coding sequences are from one Pusillimonas sp. DMV24BSW_D window:
- the dxs gene encoding 1-deoxy-D-xylulose-5-phosphate synthase → MPNPNLEQINSPADLRALDRRQLEQIADQLRAFILESVSKTGGHLSSNLGTVELTVALHYVFNTPDDRLVWDVGHQSYPHKILTGRREAMGSLRQLGGLSGFPKRSESEFDAFGTAHSSTSISAILGMAVASRNLGRSERQHIAVIGDGAMTAGMAFEALNNAGVTPDINMLVVLNDNDMSISPPVGALNRYFARLMSGRFYATAKNMGRAVLQHVPPVLELARRVEGHAKGLVSPATLFEELGFNYVGPIDGHDLDALLPTLENLRSLGGLQFLHVVTRKGQGYKLAEADPVLYHGPGKFDPSIGVQKPATPPKQTFTQVFGQWLCDRAEQDSRLVGITPAMREGSGMVEFHRRFPRRYFDVGIAEQHAVTFAAGLACEGLKPVLAIYSTFLQRGYDQLIHDVALQNLDVTFALDRAGLVGADGATHAGNYDIAYLRCIPNMVVTTPSNENEARLLLNTCYEYNGPSSVRYPRGAGCGAEVASGFDAVELGKANVLREGRRIAILGFGTLTNAALVAGHALNATVVDMRFVKPLDADLLNELLATHDAFVTVEEGAIMGGAGSAVTEFFGSQGVSCPVLQLGLPDAFIDHGDQKTLLKQQGLDAFGIENSIRARFADLLFVQDKVVSR, encoded by the coding sequence ATGCCGAATCCCAACCTAGAACAGATTAATTCGCCGGCCGATTTGCGGGCCCTTGATCGCCGTCAACTTGAACAGATCGCTGATCAGTTGCGTGCGTTTATACTCGAGTCCGTATCCAAAACGGGTGGCCATTTGTCGTCCAATCTGGGTACGGTCGAACTGACCGTTGCCTTGCATTATGTGTTTAACACACCCGACGACCGCCTGGTTTGGGACGTCGGGCATCAGTCTTATCCGCACAAAATTCTTACTGGTCGACGCGAGGCAATGGGAAGTCTGCGCCAACTGGGTGGGCTTTCGGGTTTTCCAAAGCGAAGTGAGTCTGAGTTCGACGCCTTCGGCACGGCGCATTCCTCGACATCAATTTCAGCCATTTTGGGCATGGCGGTTGCCTCACGGAACCTGGGCAGGAGTGAGCGACAGCATATTGCCGTTATTGGTGACGGCGCAATGACTGCCGGCATGGCATTTGAAGCGTTGAATAACGCGGGTGTGACGCCCGACATCAATATGTTGGTGGTGTTGAACGATAACGATATGTCGATTTCGCCGCCCGTCGGTGCTTTGAATCGATATTTCGCGCGGCTGATGTCCGGTCGGTTCTATGCCACTGCGAAGAATATGGGTCGTGCAGTTTTACAACATGTGCCGCCGGTTCTCGAGCTGGCTCGCAGGGTGGAGGGGCATGCGAAGGGACTGGTTTCGCCTGCTACTCTGTTTGAAGAGCTTGGATTCAATTACGTCGGGCCGATCGATGGACACGACCTTGATGCACTTTTGCCGACACTTGAGAATTTACGCTCATTGGGCGGGTTGCAGTTTCTCCATGTCGTCACCCGTAAAGGGCAGGGATACAAATTGGCGGAAGCCGACCCGGTGCTTTACCATGGCCCCGGTAAATTCGACCCTTCCATTGGGGTGCAAAAGCCGGCTACGCCGCCGAAGCAAACTTTCACTCAGGTGTTCGGTCAGTGGTTGTGCGATCGCGCTGAGCAGGATTCACGACTCGTGGGTATTACGCCTGCCATGCGTGAAGGCAGCGGGATGGTTGAGTTTCATCGCCGGTTTCCTCGCCGTTATTTCGACGTGGGTATTGCTGAGCAGCATGCTGTTACTTTTGCGGCCGGTTTGGCCTGTGAGGGCCTGAAACCCGTTTTGGCTATTTATTCAACTTTTCTGCAACGCGGGTACGATCAGCTTATCCACGATGTTGCCCTGCAAAATTTGGATGTCACCTTTGCGCTTGATCGTGCCGGCCTGGTTGGGGCCGATGGTGCGACGCATGCCGGGAACTACGATATCGCGTATTTGCGCTGTATTCCCAATATGGTCGTAACAACGCCCTCTAACGAGAATGAGGCACGCTTGTTGTTGAATACTTGTTATGAATATAACGGGCCGTCTTCGGTTCGTTATCCTCGAGGTGCAGGATGCGGCGCTGAGGTAGCGTCGGGATTCGACGCCGTTGAACTGGGTAAAGCAAATGTGTTGCGCGAAGGTCGGCGAATTGCCATTTTAGGTTTCGGAACCCTTACAAATGCGGCGCTTGTGGCGGGCCATGCCTTGAATGCGACAGTGGTCGATATGCGTTTCGTCAAACCCCTTGATGCCGACTTGTTGAATGAATTATTAGCAACGCACGACGCATTCGTTACGGTTGAGGAAGGCGCGATTATGGGTGGGGCAGGCAGTGCTGTCACCGAGTTTTTCGGTTCACAAGGGGTGTCTTGTCCTGTTTTACAGTTAGGTTTGCCCGATGCGTTTATCGACCATGGCGACCAGAAAACGTTATTGAAGCAGCAAGGTTTAGATGCTTTTGGCATTGAAAACAGTATTCGTGCACGCTTTGCGGATTTACTTTTTGTCCAGGACAAAGTCGTGTCACGTTAA
- a CDS encoding polyprenyl synthetase family protein: protein MTSGTLPFEQWLASMASRIEHVLDEAMPDPNDEPEHLHDAMRYAVLGGGKRVRAALVYAAGEASAHHQGTTLSSAQAKALDLAAASVELIHAYSLVHDDLPCMDNDDLRRGRPTVHRQFDEATAMLAGDALQPLAFELLARMPVAPALTVQSIDVLARAAGSQGMAGGQAIDCASVGLALSQSALQTMHGMKTGAMLQASVLMGGVVVGAGSATREGLEAYSDAIGLAFQVADDILDVTADTQTLGKTAGKDQALNKPTYVSLLGVDGARAFLAQLCEAAHEALRPLGSAGQRLGEIADYIVGRPH, encoded by the coding sequence ATGACGAGCGGAACTCTACCTTTTGAGCAGTGGTTAGCGAGCATGGCGTCGCGCATTGAGCATGTGCTGGATGAAGCCATGCCCGACCCAAACGACGAACCTGAGCATTTGCATGATGCCATGCGCTATGCCGTGCTTGGGGGAGGCAAGCGCGTGCGCGCCGCATTGGTGTATGCAGCCGGGGAAGCATCAGCGCATCATCAAGGTACCACCTTGTCGTCCGCCCAAGCCAAGGCACTTGATCTGGCGGCCGCCTCGGTCGAACTGATTCATGCTTATTCGTTGGTTCACGACGATTTGCCGTGCATGGACAATGATGATTTAAGGCGGGGCAGGCCCACTGTGCATCGTCAGTTCGACGAAGCTACGGCAATGCTGGCCGGAGATGCTTTGCAACCTTTGGCGTTTGAGTTGTTGGCGCGAATGCCGGTTGCGCCGGCACTCACGGTGCAGTCAATTGACGTTTTAGCGCGCGCAGCCGGCAGTCAGGGCATGGCGGGTGGGCAGGCAATTGATTGCGCGAGTGTCGGCCTGGCATTAAGTCAGTCTGCGCTGCAAACCATGCATGGCATGAAAACAGGTGCCATGTTGCAAGCGAGTGTACTGATGGGTGGCGTCGTGGTAGGCGCGGGGTCGGCCACGCGTGAAGGGTTGGAAGCGTATTCCGATGCGATCGGGTTGGCGTTTCAGGTCGCCGACGATATCCTTGATGTTACCGCTGACACGCAAACGCTGGGTAAAACAGCGGGCAAGGACCAAGCGCTTAACAAGCCCACGTACGTCTCTTTATTGGGCGTCGATGGGGCACGTGCTTTCCTGGCCCAATTGTGCGAGGCCGCCCATGAGGCGTTGCGACCATTAGGGTCTGCGGGCCAGCGTTTGGGTGAAATTGCAGACTACATTGTGGGGCGTCCGCATTAA
- a CDS encoding exodeoxyribonuclease VII small subunit, with product MAEKQKTSSDLKSKDTAPLPDDFETALTQLETLVAKMEDGDMPLEHSLAAYERGVALAKRCQSLLDAAEQQVKVLQGNLLKPLDADATPDESQL from the coding sequence ATGGCTGAAAAGCAAAAGACCTCGTCCGACCTGAAATCAAAGGATACAGCGCCTTTGCCCGACGATTTTGAAACGGCACTGACGCAGCTTGAGACGCTGGTTGCGAAAATGGAAGACGGCGACATGCCGCTGGAACATTCGCTGGCAGCTTATGAGCGCGGCGTTGCATTGGCAAAGCGCTGTCAAAGTTTGCTGGATGCGGCCGAACAACAGGTCAAAGTGCTACAGGGCAACCTATTGAAACCGCTTGACGCTGACGCCACGCCGGATGAAAGTCAGTTATGA
- a CDS encoding aromatic ring-hydroxylating oxygenase subunit alpha has translation MTDIGREAQFALAQSQLPVGNYFDEKTFELEKSRIFGNSAIYVGHEKLVPERGDWYALAHEKNGRALVRSAAGVELMSNICRHRQAIMLGFDTQHPQGHQAKQGNLRDTGGNIVCPIHRWTYSQNGQLLGAPQFPETPCMNLQTFPLQNCHGLLFEGPRDPAADMAHLFARPEFDFSDYVLDRVEVHRCNYNWKTFIEVYLEDYHVGPFHPGLGRFVTCDDLSWEFGDWYSLQRVGVHNALAQPGSQTYKRWHDNLLSFREGETPDFGAVWVTYFPTHMIELYPHVLVLSTLHPVSPQETVNIVEFYYPEEIAAFERDFVEAQQAAYMETAVEDDEIAERMDAGRRALMERGANETGPYQSPMEDGMLHFHEWYRRLMKA, from the coding sequence ATGACCGATATAGGTCGTGAAGCGCAGTTCGCGCTGGCACAATCTCAATTACCCGTCGGAAACTATTTCGACGAAAAAACGTTTGAACTTGAAAAAAGTCGCATTTTTGGCAACTCCGCTATTTATGTCGGCCACGAAAAACTTGTCCCGGAACGCGGCGACTGGTATGCGCTTGCCCACGAAAAGAACGGGCGGGCACTGGTTCGGTCAGCTGCCGGCGTTGAACTCATGTCGAATATCTGCCGGCACCGACAGGCTATCATGCTGGGGTTCGACACCCAACACCCCCAGGGCCACCAGGCCAAACAGGGTAATCTCAGAGATACCGGCGGCAATATCGTTTGCCCGATTCACCGTTGGACATACAGCCAAAACGGCCAGTTGCTGGGAGCGCCGCAGTTCCCGGAAACGCCCTGCATGAACCTGCAAACGTTTCCATTGCAAAATTGCCACGGCTTACTATTCGAAGGGCCACGCGACCCGGCAGCCGACATGGCACACCTGTTTGCCCGCCCGGAATTCGACTTCTCCGACTACGTGCTTGACCGCGTTGAGGTGCATCGCTGCAACTACAATTGGAAAACCTTTATTGAAGTCTACCTGGAAGACTATCATGTCGGGCCTTTCCACCCGGGCCTCGGACGCTTTGTTACCTGCGACGACCTAAGCTGGGAATTTGGCGACTGGTACAGCCTGCAGCGAGTGGGTGTGCACAACGCACTGGCGCAACCCGGTTCGCAAACATATAAACGTTGGCACGATAATCTGCTCAGTTTCCGTGAAGGAGAAACGCCCGACTTCGGTGCAGTGTGGGTCACCTATTTCCCAACGCACATGATCGAACTCTACCCTCACGTGCTGGTGCTTTCCACCCTGCATCCGGTTAGCCCGCAAGAAACCGTGAACATTGTTGAGTTTTACTACCCCGAAGAGATCGCGGCATTCGAACGCGACTTCGTCGAAGCGCAACAGGCTGCATATATGGAAACAGCTGTTGAAGACGATGAAATTGCGGAACGCATGGATGCCGGCCGACGTGCCTTGATGGAGCGCGGGGCTAATGAAACAGGCCCGTATCAATCACCCATGGAAGATGGCATGTTGCATTTCCATGAGTGGTATCGCCGCCTGATGAAAGCTTAA
- a CDS encoding sulfurtransferase: MYKLLVNVDQLKSLLDDGNTVVFDVRHDLADHDAGRRAYEAGHIPGAFFLDHEEDLSAPKTGKNGRHPLPPLNAFAALMGSYGVRKDVQVVIYDGGNSMFAAHLWWMLRWMGHQPVSVLDGGWQAWLEQGGAVSTEVPKQPSGKTSEQMETISQPAMPTVSCDEVLLNIQAPRFTVLDARAENRFRGEVEPMDPVAGHIPGALNRPNTLNLDEKGRFRSPQALHESFIHVLGGTKPNEVVHQCGSGITACHNLLAMEIAGLEGSALYPGSWSEWCSDSTRPVATGN, translated from the coding sequence GTGTATAAGCTATTGGTGAATGTCGATCAGTTGAAATCGTTGCTCGATGACGGCAATACTGTTGTATTTGATGTTCGGCATGATTTGGCCGATCACGATGCAGGGCGCCGAGCTTATGAAGCGGGTCATATACCCGGCGCTTTTTTTCTTGATCATGAAGAAGATTTAAGTGCTCCCAAAACGGGTAAAAATGGTCGCCATCCATTGCCGCCCTTAAACGCATTCGCGGCATTAATGGGCAGTTACGGTGTCCGCAAAGACGTGCAGGTTGTGATTTACGACGGCGGCAATAGTATGTTTGCCGCGCATTTATGGTGGATGTTGCGTTGGATGGGGCATCAACCCGTTAGCGTGCTTGATGGTGGGTGGCAGGCATGGCTGGAGCAAGGTGGTGCAGTTAGTACAGAGGTGCCCAAGCAACCAAGTGGGAAAACGTCTGAACAAATGGAAACGATATCGCAGCCGGCCATGCCGACGGTGAGTTGTGATGAGGTTTTGCTAAATATACAGGCACCGCGATTTACGGTTCTTGATGCGCGCGCGGAAAATCGTTTCAGAGGGGAGGTTGAGCCTATGGATCCGGTAGCGGGTCATATTCCCGGTGCTTTGAATCGTCCCAATACCTTGAATCTGGATGAGAAAGGGCGGTTCCGTTCGCCTCAGGCTTTGCATGAGTCTTTTATCCATGTACTGGGTGGTACTAAGCCCAACGAGGTGGTTCACCAGTGTGGTTCAGGTATTACCGCCTGCCATAACCTGTTGGCTATGGAAATTGCCGGGTTAGAAGGGTCTGCCCTTTACCCCGGTTCGTGGAGCGAGTGGTGCAGTGACAGCACTCGCCCCGTTGCGACAGGTAATTAG